Proteins co-encoded in one Candidatus Binatia bacterium genomic window:
- a CDS encoding cysteine desulfurase family protein, whose protein sequence is MIYCDHNATTPLRPEVLEVMLPFLQEEYGNASSVHGLGSRARAAVEEARAQVAALIGAQPAEIVFTSGGTESNNLAILGAASEAGRSVIVSTPIEHASVREPVAALREHGYTVQMLPVDPVGRVAAADIDVTLGDATASLVSVGWANNEIGTVQPIEEIGARCRARQVLLHVDAVQAAGKIPVHLRGVDLLSLSAHKLGGPKGVGALFVRREVVIRPLVLGGGQERGWRAGTENVAGIVGMGEACRLAAAELGAFGRACRVLRDALWSGLQESIPGLQRNSPPEGDCLPNTLNVSFEGLRGEALVAALDLENVAVSSGSACAAGAGEPSHVLMALGRSPKAARDGVRFSLGRSTSVGEIEQVVSLTAAVAQRMRTVRGRDRRHD, encoded by the coding sequence ATGATCTACTGCGACCATAACGCGACGACGCCTCTCCGACCCGAGGTGTTGGAGGTGATGCTGCCGTTTCTCCAAGAGGAGTACGGCAACGCTTCCAGCGTGCACGGGCTCGGTTCGCGTGCGCGCGCCGCGGTGGAGGAGGCGCGTGCCCAGGTCGCGGCCCTGATCGGGGCGCAGCCCGCGGAGATCGTGTTCACCAGCGGCGGCACCGAGAGCAACAACCTCGCGATTCTGGGGGCGGCTTCCGAAGCCGGCCGGAGCGTGATTGTCTCCACGCCTATCGAGCATGCGTCCGTGCGTGAGCCGGTGGCGGCGTTGCGAGAGCATGGATACACCGTTCAGATGCTGCCGGTGGACCCTGTCGGGCGGGTCGCTGCTGCCGACATCGACGTGACCCTGGGTGACGCCACCGCATCGCTGGTGAGTGTGGGGTGGGCGAATAATGAGATCGGCACCGTCCAGCCGATCGAAGAGATCGGGGCGAGATGCCGCGCGCGGCAGGTGCTGCTGCATGTCGATGCGGTGCAAGCTGCCGGCAAGATCCCGGTGCATCTACGCGGCGTGGATCTGCTGTCGCTCTCGGCGCACAAGCTCGGTGGACCCAAGGGCGTGGGCGCACTGTTTGTCCGCCGCGAGGTCGTGATACGCCCGCTGGTCCTGGGCGGTGGACAGGAACGAGGCTGGCGTGCCGGCACGGAAAACGTGGCGGGCATCGTGGGCATGGGCGAAGCCTGCCGGCTCGCGGCCGCCGAGCTCGGCGCCTTCGGAAGGGCGTGCAGGGTATTGCGCGACGCGCTCTGGTCCGGTTTGCAGGAGTCGATTCCGGGCCTGCAGCGCAATAGCCCGCCCGAGGGCGATTGTTTGCCCAACACCTTGAACGTCAGCTTTGAAGGCCTGCGCGGCGAGGCGCTGGTGGCCGCGTTGGATCTCGAGAACGTGGCGGTGTCGAGTGGCTCGGCCTGCGCCGCCGGCGCGGGCGAGCCCTCGCACGTCCTGATGGCATTGGGGCGCAGCCCGAAGGCGGCACGTGATGGCGTGCGCTTCAGCCTCGGTAGAAGCACCAGTGTCGGTGAGATCGAGCAGGTGGTGAGCCTCACCGCGGCGGTGGCGCAGCGTATGCGGACGGTGCGAGGAAGGGATCGACGCCATGACTGA